Below is a window of Terriglobales bacterium DNA.
CGAGTACGTCGCGATGGTCCGCCATGAACAGCTCGAGGAGCTTGAGGTTTCGGGTGGCGGCTGCTTGAGTTTTGCCAAGCACGACGTCGCGTTTGCGGATTGCGATTTCCGAAAGAATTTCTCCGGTGGTGGAGTTCGAGACCGTGAAGTAGGTGCGCGCGGTCCAGTATTGCTGACGACGCTGGGCGTCGTGCTCGATCATCCATCCGGTGCGCACGCCGGGAATCGAAAATGCCTTCGACAGGTCGGAGACCACGGTGGCGTGCGGCAGGCGCGCCGCCGATTTCGTTTGTCTTCCGTGGTAGATGGGATGGTAGACCTCGTCACTCACCAGCTGGATTCCGCGCTCGGCGGCGAAGTCATGCAGATCTTCCATTTCGTCGTCGCTGATGGTCGCGCCTGTGGGGTGGTGCGGGCTGTTGACCAGGATGAGCTTGGTCTTCGCGTCGGCGAGCCGCTTGACCTCGTCGGGGTCGATGCGGAACCCGTTCTCGCGGCGCACGCGATAGAAGCGGGTCTCCAGACCAAGAGATTGCGGCAGCGCCGAGAACGTGGCGAATCCAGGGAGTGGGATGATTACGTTCGCGCCGGGCTCGGCGGCCAGCCACATCAGGACCACGAGTGCCTCGGAGGCGCCGGTCACGATTTGCACGGCCTCCACCGGGACACGCTGCATTTCCGCGATCGCCTCACGCAGACTGTCGGCCCCGGCGGGATGGCCGTAAACCAGCTTGTGGTTCAGGAAGCGGTGGCGTCTTTCGTCGTCGGAGAGGGCGAGGATGTCGTTTACGGTCCAGGTCGGTCCGTTGCTCGCAGCGAGGTTGAATTCTATGTCGTGTTCGTACTGGTCGAGCCAAACGTCCAGCAGAAAGGGCTTGAGTTGCATGCGAGCACCTCGAAGAAGAAGTTGGTTCCTGTTGTTGATTCTGCCAGTCGGCGCATGGATGATCTTTTAGTTTACGAGCGATGAGAATCCAGGGCCTAAACAGCTTGCTGCAAACCCACGTTGCGCTGCCGATGCCCCTATTGCCTATTGCGCATTGCTTATAGCTTTCTTCGCTTTGTGTCGTAATGGGAAGTTCTGCCGGGCTCAAAAAGCGCACATTAGGCAGGGAACGTTTTGGTCCTCTGGTTTCGAGTTCCGGGATAAGTCTCTTCAGCGGGAGTGAACGGCTGAATGCTCTGCACAGACTCGTTGGAGGAAGTGGCTGTCCGTTCCGCCCTGGTGGCCCACGGAATATCCGCAAAGAATGTCTACGTCGTAAGTTCTGGCTAGTTGGTTGCCGAGTTTTTCCATCTGAATCGCTGCCTCGGCGTTACCTTGCGCCCACAGGAGTTGCACACATTCTCCGAAAATTGCAACGCGGCCCTGTCCTTCCTTTGCCGCCTGCGCCGCGGTTACAAGAAGATTGCCCAACTGCGTCATGAATCGAACTGAATCCGGCATGTCATCGATCATGAAAGTCGAGAGCGCGTCAGCAGCATCCACCGCGATATATCTACTTTGCTCAATCGCGGCGCCGATATTCAAGCCCTCTGTGTGTAATCTCGCAAGAAGCTCATCCCGGTGTAACTCGGTCGCGACGACGACGGCCGCCCTCCCGGCCCTGAGGGCTGCCCCGATGAACTGGGTACCGTCATCAAGAAAATACCTATCCTCGGTATATAGCCCCACTTCATGGCGCCGGGCGGTCGCCCTCTTCTGCTGCTGGGGTTGTGTGAAGACACCGTCACTTCCGCTAGCTTCTGAAACTTGCGCGCCCGAAAGACTCGAGAAACCATTTCCTACAAACCGCTTCCCGATGAATTGCTCACCCCGCAGAACGGCATTCACAGCGGCTAGTAGATCGCGTCCCGCGTCCGCCTTCACGACGTAACCACATGCCCCTGTGCTTAGCGCTCCCCGCACCATGTCTGGCGATGAATGTTCGCTGATAAACAGGATCTTCGACTGTGGTGCTACGCGACGGATTCGTGGCGCGGCTTCGATTCCGCTCAGGTTCGGAAGTCCGATGTCCAGTAGAATCAGGTCGGGTTGCAGTTCTTCCGCCCGCTGAACCGCCTCCAATCCATCCGACACCTCGCCTATGAGTTGTAGGTCCGGATGCCCTTGCAATGTCGAATAGACGAATCGTCGAAACGGTTCGAAATCGTCGACCAGCAGAACCCGAATGGAAGATGTAGCCAATTGGTCCTTCTACGACTGTAGATTTGAACCCGAACAGCCACTGAGAGTCGTGTGGGGACAGCGTCTGCACCATCCGGACGCGGCGGAAAAGAAGGTGAAGTATGGCTCAAGATACACCCCAAAGGCTTTCTACGAAAGAGTGAACCTAATTTTAAGTAGCGCGAACCTGCGCCACGCGTGGACGGCTGACAACCCTGGCTATGCCGAGTGCTTCGGGCTTAGCGGACTTTGCCTTCTAGTTGCACTTACCCGAATCCTTCGGTGCCGGCATCCACAGCCAATTGGCAGCGCCGCTGTCGTCGCGCGGTTCGAGGGTCCATTCTGCGCGATTAAGCTTGCGGACTACCACTTCGTTGCTGCCTTCTTTGTCCACCTTCCAGCCCGTGATCTCCAGCTTGTCGCCTTTGGTGAACGTCCAGGTCAGGGCGTCGACGAACCATTTTGGTCCGACTCGAAGCTCGTAGGTTTGTTCGTTGGCTTTGACGGTGACAAACACTCCCGGAGCCTTGCAGGTTCCGCCGAGGCTCCGCTGCTGGATGTCGTCCACCACGCCGGTAATCTTGATGCGCGATGCCTCATCGTATTTGGCCTTGGTAGGAGCATGCGCAGGAGGGCTCTGCGCGAAGGACAAAACGGTCACCCAGAGAACACAAGCTGCAAGGACACAGTTGCGTTTCATCTCGTACCTCCTCTGTGAGAGGCGGACTACTGGTTCAGAATTTGAGCAAAGTGTACTCCCAAAACGCTCTCGCCGGGGTGACCTCCGTCACGAAAAAGAGAACGGAAGGCCCTCCGTTCCAGGCGTGTCCGGCAACCTAAATTCCAGGAATTCTGAAAAAACAAGGAAAACAACAGAGTGTTATTCGAATTCGCTCTGGAAATCATCGAATTCTGCCCAAAATCTGCAAATTCCGCTCAAAACCAGGGAATTAACAGGGAATTCTGTGGATTTCCCCCTAAGCCACTTTCAGCAAAGCACTTGTTCTGTTTTGGGACAAGATTCAAAAAAATAACAGCGAGCGAGCAGGGAATTCCTCCCGTCATAGGGCGTTTTCCCGCCGCCTCGACCGAGATCCGCGGCGTGGGTTGAAGGCGGCCATTCCCTGTCCCCTCATCACCCCGTGTCCTCCGTGGCTCTGTGATGAACCGCGTCTTTGATGCCGTCTGAATCCGTAGCATCCATGCGATGCCTGTCATGTTTGTATAATCGCCCGGCGTGGATCAGAAGCAGTGGCTTCGAGTAGGCGGCATCGCCGCGCTCGTCCTGGGTACCGCGTACATCGTCATTATTCCCTTGTACGCCCACGTGGGAGCTCCGCCCAGTGGTGGCGAGGCCTGGTTCAAGTACCTTCCAGGAAAGACGACGATCTGGTGGGCGATTCTTGGTCTATCCGTCTTCACGGATTTCCTCTTCGTGCCAGTTGCATTTGCCCTTTACCTGGCGTTGAAACAGGTGAACAGAAACGCGATGCGGCTGGCGACGGCCTTCGTGGGGCTGTTTGTCGTCCTGGATTTGGCAGTAACCTGGACGCATTACGCCTCAATCCTCATTCTCTACAGCAACTACGCTCGAAGCGCCGACGACGTCCAGCGGGCGAGTTACGTCGCGGCCGCCAACTATGCGTCTGCAGTACTGGCCTCCCCACTGGAAATCGTGTACGCAATCGTGACCCTCTCGTTCGGAATCCTCGTGATCGGTTTCGTAATGCTAAAAGGGGTCTTCAACAAGATCACGGCCTGGTTAGGCCTGGTCACCGGCATCCTTGGGATGGTTTCGCTTGCGGGCTTCAATCTGACCGTAATCCTGAATGCGCTCTTCGCCACGGCCTGGATCTTGTTTGTCGGCTACAGACTCTGTCGGCTCGCTCAGGAGTGATCCAAGGCACCCGGTGACGCGCATCATTTTTCCGCCGGGCTCATCCAATCGATTATGGGTAACGAACTAGCAGTTTCGGTGCTGGATCTGGTAGGCATGCGAGCAGGAGAGTCAGCGGGCAGCGCGATTGACCGGTCGGCGGATCTGGCCCGGCATGTGGAGAAGCTGGGATACAAGCGTTACTGGCTGGCAGAACACCATTCCATTTCGGGACTTGCCTGTTCGGCCACGCCAGTGCTGATTGGGCATGTGGCAGGAGCGACGAAGACAATTCGCGTGGGCAGCGGCGGCGTGATGCTTCCGAACCATGCCCCGCTCGTAGTGGCAGAACAGTTTGGCACGCTGGAGGCGCTTTACCCCGGACGAATTGACCTGGGATTGGGGCGCGCCCCGGGTGGTGACTCTGCGACGATGCGCGCATTGCGAAGAGATCTGGGTCAAGGCGGAGAGGACTTTCCGCAACTGCTCGAAGAACTGCAGGCATATCTCGGACCTGAGAGGCCGGGGCAGGTGGTGAAAGCGATTCCCGGGCAGGGAAGTAATGTCCCGATTACGTTGTTAGGGTCAAGCGACTTCAGCGCGTCACTGGCTGCTCAACGCGGATTGCCATTTGCCTTTGCCGCTCACTTCGCTCCCGATTACCTGTACGCTGCGGCGCAGTTGTACCGCGACCGTTTCCAGCCCAGTGAGGCATTGCGAAAGCCGTACTTTATGGTGGGAGTGCAGGTGATTGCAGCCGAGACGGACGCGAAAGCCCAGCGGCTATTCACAACACCGCTGCAGCGCTTTCTGCGTCTGATCCGGAACCAGCCGGTGGAGTTGTTGCCGCCGGTGGATTCCATGGAGCCCCTATGGCACGACCATGAGCGAGCAGCCGTGGAGAGTAGATTGGGCGCGGCGATTGTGGGATCGGATGCGACCGTAAAGGCGAAACTGCAGAAGTTGGTGGATGATACAGGAGCCGACGAGGTGATCGTCGTGACTGATACCTATGAGCATGCCGACAGGCTGGAGTCATATCGGCGAATGAGCAAGATTGCGCCGACGATTGAACTGAAGTCTAACGTGCTGTTAGGAGCTTGAGCGGGCTGGCGGCCTTCCCGAAGCAGCACCGGGATCGCCCTTGACTCCGTGTCCTCTGTGTCTCTGTGGTGAACTGTGGTTTTGATCCTTGGTGTCCGTGTGCGTTGACCGGAGACAAGCGCCAGGCGAGAGTCTGTGTTGCTTGGAGCGACAGAATCCATACTGAAACAGGCGTCTTCAGGATTTTGCCGCCGCCAGGCGCTGCTCCTTGGCGCCCATGATCAAGAGCCAGAGCATGGTCGCCACCTCTCCCAGCGTAAGAGGTTGGCTAATGCTGAAGACCTTGTCTTCGTGCCCTGGGAACAGAAAGCCGGTAAAGCTGAACGCCAACCAGGCGAAGCAAGCCAGTATCAGCCAGACGCCGAGAACGCGGGGCAGGAAGCGCGATCTGTACACCAGCAGGCCGAATGGAAGGAGCCACAGGCCCCAAAAGATCGCGTTGGCCAGGTCAAGGTGGTGATGCAGGTTAAGGAACAGCATGACGAAGGCCTCGCGCTGCGGCTTGTCCACGACTGACAGGAATTCAGAGCCGCGAACGAACAGCAGGACAGCTACGTCAGTCACTGAGTTGACGAAGAATATAGGCACTTGCATCAGGCTGCCCAGGATCACCATCAAGACAGCGAGCCCGTGGTCGACTCCCTTAAACAGTCGATAAAGAGCCAACGGGACGAGCATCCAAAGAACACTGCCCAGCAGGGAACTGACAATGCCCACGCGGAAGAGCGACTCGTGCGCAGCGATATTGTTGACCGTCGCTGCCGCGTTCCCATGCACGACTAAGGTGTTGGGAATGTAGATGAGGCGCACGATGCCAACCACTGAAGCCAAAATGTATAGGAGCCCTGCGACTCTGGCGTTCCTGCTGAGCGAGGTCATGCGTCCTCCCATGTGAGGAGTTCAGCCTGAGGTACGTTGAAAGCGGCCAAAAGTTCAACTTGTAGAAGGAAAAGTGGCGATACCGCCCTCCGAAAATCGCGGAGGTAGGGCATCTCTTTCTGGGTTCATCAGCGAGAAGCAAAACGCAAAGACGGGCACCCGGATCGGTTTGACAATGATGTATGCGAAGCATAGGGTCGAAAGTGAGCAAAATCGTTTCGCTCTTTCAGGTCTCCTGAGCTAAGTCAGCCCATCTGAAGTTCTCTCCTCTTAGATCTCACAATTTATCCGAGGCTCCTTCGTGATGAGGCCGCGCACTATTTTGCTGGTCGACAGCGATCAGTCCACGCGTCGCCAGCGCGTGATCATGCTGCTTACTCACGGCTTCCTGGTGCGCGCTGCGGGGAGAATCGAGGATTTGGAACTCCCGTT
It encodes the following:
- a CDS encoding aminotransferase class I/II-fold pyridoxal phosphate-dependent enzyme, producing MQLKPFLLDVWLDQYEHDIEFNLAASNGPTWTVNDILALSDDERRHRFLNHKLVYGHPAGADSLREAIAEMQRVPVEAVQIVTGASEALVVLMWLAAEPGANVIIPLPGFATFSALPQSLGLETRFYRVRRENGFRIDPDEVKRLADAKTKLILVNSPHHPTGATISDDEMEDLHDFAAERGIQLVSDEVYHPIYHGRQTKSAARLPHATVVSDLSKAFSIPGVRTGWMIEHDAQRRQQYWTARTYFTVSNSTTGEILSEIAIRKRDVVLGKTQAAATRNLKLLELFMADHRDVLGWIPPQGGMTAFPWLVSGENDRPFCQAAAERGILLAPGDCFDMPSHFRLGFAAAGHNFSNALDRFGAFVKSWSAKMVTA
- a CDS encoding LLM class flavin-dependent oxidoreductase, whose protein sequence is MGNELAVSVLDLVGMRAGESAGSAIDRSADLARHVEKLGYKRYWLAEHHSISGLACSATPVLIGHVAGATKTIRVGSGGVMLPNHAPLVVAEQFGTLEALYPGRIDLGLGRAPGGDSATMRALRRDLGQGGEDFPQLLEELQAYLGPERPGQVVKAIPGQGSNVPITLLGSSDFSASLAAQRGLPFAFAAHFAPDYLYAAAQLYRDRFQPSEALRKPYFMVGVQVIAAETDAKAQRLFTTPLQRFLRLIRNQPVELLPPVDSMEPLWHDHERAAVESRLGAAIVGSDATVKAKLQKLVDDTGADEVIVVTDTYEHADRLESYRRMSKIAPTIELKSNVLLGA
- a CDS encoding response regulator, coding for MATSSIRVLLVDDFEPFRRFVYSTLQGHPDLQLIGEVSDGLEAVQRAEELQPDLILLDIGLPNLSGIEAAPRIRRVAPQSKILFISEHSSPDMVRGALSTGACGYVVKADAGRDLLAAVNAVLRGEQFIGKRFVGNGFSSLSGAQVSEASGSDGVFTQPQQQKRATARRHEVGLYTEDRYFLDDGTQFIGAALRAGRAAVVVATELHRDELLARLHTEGLNIGAAIEQSRYIAVDAADALSTFMIDDMPDSVRFMTQLGNLLVTAAQAAKEGQGRVAIFGECVQLLWAQGNAEAAIQMEKLGNQLARTYDVDILCGYSVGHQGGTDSHFLQRVCAEHSAVHSR
- a CDS encoding DUF4386 domain-containing protein, which encodes MTSLSRNARVAGLLYILASVVGIVRLIYIPNTLVVHGNAAATVNNIAAHESLFRVGIVSSLLGSVLWMLVPLALYRLFKGVDHGLAVLMVILGSLMQVPIFFVNSVTDVAVLLFVRGSEFLSVVDKPQREAFVMLFLNLHHHLDLANAIFWGLWLLPFGLLVYRSRFLPRVLGVWLILACFAWLAFSFTGFLFPGHEDKVFSISQPLTLGEVATMLWLLIMGAKEQRLAAAKS